In the genome of Deinococcus aquiradiocola, one region contains:
- a CDS encoding [LysW]-lysine hydrolase, producing the protein MTPLGAEQARALVTEAVRIPSVSGSEGAVSAFLSDWMNAHGFRAHVDASGSAVGERGSGPVTVVLLGHIDTVPGDIPVRVDGNEVLHGRGSVDAKGSFCTFVAAVAGLDADTLALARFVCVGATEEEVPSSRGAHHAVTQYRPDAVLIGEPSGWEGLTLGYKGRLVLHAAVRKDNFHTAGEGTSAGDDLTEAWFRVRAWAQERSGAGIFGAVQATVQGIESGTDGLMQTARGVFGLRLPPEVPPQLAQQELMARLDGLCEVDFRGAEVAVRHPKDSVLARALRLAIRDAGGTPVYKLKTGTSDMNVVAPHWDAPTLAYGPGDSRLDHTPEECLPLQEYDRAVAVLRDALGRVARSLRPR; encoded by the coding sequence ATGACCCCGCTGGGGGCCGAGCAGGCGCGCGCGCTGGTGACGGAAGCGGTCCGCATTCCGTCGGTGTCGGGCAGCGAGGGCGCCGTGAGCGCCTTCCTGAGCGACTGGATGAACGCGCACGGCTTCCGCGCGCACGTGGACGCGTCGGGCAGCGCGGTCGGCGAGCGCGGCTCGGGTCCCGTCACGGTGGTGCTGCTCGGGCACATCGACACCGTGCCGGGCGACATTCCCGTCCGCGTCGACGGGAACGAGGTGCTGCACGGGCGCGGCAGCGTGGACGCCAAGGGGAGCTTCTGCACCTTCGTGGCGGCCGTGGCGGGCCTGGACGCCGACACGCTCGCCCTGGCGCGCTTCGTGTGCGTGGGCGCCACCGAGGAGGAAGTGCCGAGCAGCCGTGGCGCGCACCACGCCGTCACGCAGTACCGGCCGGACGCCGTGCTGATCGGCGAGCCGAGCGGCTGGGAGGGACTCACGCTCGGCTACAAGGGCCGCCTGGTGCTGCATGCCGCCGTCCGGAAGGACAACTTCCACACGGCGGGCGAGGGCACCAGTGCAGGCGACGACCTTACCGAAGCGTGGTTCCGGGTGCGCGCGTGGGCGCAGGAGCGCAGCGGGGCGGGCATTTTCGGGGCGGTGCAGGCGACCGTGCAGGGCATCGAGAGCGGCACGGACGGCCTCATGCAGACGGCGCGCGGCGTGTTCGGCCTGCGCCTCCCGCCGGAGGTGCCGCCGCAGCTCGCGCAGCAGGAGCTGATGGCGCGGCTGGACGGCCTGTGCGAGGTGGACTTCCGGGGAGCGGAGGTCGCGGTGCGTCACCCGAAGGACAGCGTGCTGGCGCGCGCGCTGCGCCTCGCCATCCGGGACGCGGGCGGCACGCCCGTCTACAAGCTCAAGACCGGCACGAGCGACATGAACGTCGTCGCGCCGCACTGGGACGCGCCCACCCTGGCGTACGGTCCGGGCGACAGCCGCCTGGACCACACGCCCGAGGAGTGCCTCCCGCTGCAGGAGTACGACCGGGCCGTGGCGGTGCTGCGCGACGCGCTCGGCCGGGTGGCGCGCAGCCTGCGCCCCCGCTGA
- the ftsE gene encoding cell division ATP-binding protein FtsE: MILLKSVSLEYPVTRTLALDDVSLHIQKGEFVYLVGHSGAGKSSFMNLVIKRTLPTRGTVQVSGEPLSAYRGRRTAVLRRRIGMVFQDNLLLPHLNAYDNVAFALRVTGVPQREWPARVTAALRTVGMEHKKYALPLQLSQGEQQRVAIARAVVGDPPLLLADEPTGNLDPENSREVLKVLQNVNLRGTTVLVATHARDLVESFRHRTLTLRRGRLVRDDPYGGYAL; encoded by the coding sequence ATGATCCTGCTGAAATCCGTCAGTCTCGAATACCCCGTCACCCGCACGCTGGCGCTCGACGACGTGTCGCTGCACATCCAGAAGGGCGAGTTCGTCTACCTGGTGGGGCACAGCGGCGCGGGCAAGAGCAGCTTCATGAACCTCGTCATCAAGCGCACGCTGCCGACGCGCGGCACGGTGCAGGTGAGCGGCGAACCGCTCAGCGCGTACCGGGGTCGCCGTACGGCCGTGCTGCGCCGCCGCATCGGGATGGTGTTTCAGGACAACCTGCTGCTGCCGCACCTGAACGCCTACGACAATGTTGCCTTCGCGCTGCGCGTGACGGGCGTCCCGCAGCGCGAGTGGCCCGCGCGTGTCACGGCGGCCCTGCGGACGGTGGGCATGGAGCACAAGAAGTACGCGCTGCCGCTGCAGCTGTCGCAGGGCGAGCAGCAGCGCGTCGCGATCGCGCGGGCGGTGGTGGGCGACCCGCCGCTGCTGCTGGCGGACGAACCGACCGGGAACCTCGACCCGGAGAACAGCCGCGAGGTCCTGAAGGTGCTGCAGAACGTGAACCTGCGCGGCACGACGGTCCTCGTGGCGACGCACGCGCGCGACCTCGTGGAGAGCTTCCGGCACCGCACGCTCACGCTGCGGCGCGGGCGGCTCGTGCGTGACGACCCTTACGGCGGCTACGCGCTGTGA
- a CDS encoding cell division protein FtsX — MTYHFRQALLAMRGNLTATLATLGTMTLTLLMLGFVVLLTQNVGRTLSQLESQVEVAAFLRDGADTQGLLTQVRALPQVREARLVTRAEVLDEMTRDYPYARDAAELTGNPFPDTLRMKVARVQDSTTVAASVSRLSGVQDVEYGAGYVDQTVRTLSAIRGAGYVLVGLLLFGTLLNILNAVRVAIYSRRNEISVMRLLGATRGFIRMPHLIEGVLLGLLAGVISVAVLAPAYFQLAGRVQTLVPVLPIITESRTIWPILAGMPVLGVLVGLIGSFFATGRYLRELE, encoded by the coding sequence GTGACGTACCACTTCCGTCAGGCGCTGCTCGCCATGCGCGGCAACCTGACCGCGACGCTCGCCACGCTCGGCACCATGACGCTCACGCTGCTGATGCTGGGCTTCGTGGTGCTGCTCACGCAGAACGTCGGCCGGACCCTGTCGCAGCTGGAGTCGCAGGTGGAGGTCGCGGCGTTCCTGCGGGACGGTGCGGACACGCAGGGCCTGCTGACGCAGGTGCGCGCCCTGCCGCAGGTGCGCGAGGCGCGGCTCGTGACGCGCGCCGAGGTGCTGGACGAGATGACGCGCGACTACCCGTACGCGCGGGACGCGGCGGAACTGACCGGCAATCCCTTCCCGGACACGCTGCGCATGAAGGTGGCGCGCGTGCAGGACTCCACGACCGTCGCGGCGAGCGTGTCTCGCCTGAGTGGTGTGCAGGACGTGGAGTACGGGGCCGGGTACGTGGACCAGACGGTCCGCACGCTGAGCGCCATCCGGGGCGCGGGGTACGTGCTGGTGGGCCTGCTGCTGTTCGGGACGCTGCTGAACATCCTGAACGCGGTGCGCGTCGCGATCTACTCGCGCCGCAACGAGATCAGCGTCATGCGGCTGCTGGGCGCCACGCGCGGCTTCATCCGCATGCCGCACCTGATCGAGGGCGTGCTGCTGGGCCTGCTGGCGGGCGTCATCTCGGTCGCGGTGCTGGCACCCGCGTACTTCCAGCTGGCGGGCCGCGTGCAGACGCTCGTGCCGGTCCTGCCGATCATCACGGAGAGCCGCACCATCTGGCCGATCCTGGCGGGCATGCCGGTGCTGGGCGTGCTGGTGGGCCTGATCGGGAGTTTCTTCGCGACGGGCCGCTACCTGCGGGAGCTGGAGTGA